CTTCATAAGTCACCTCTTCATAAGCCACACCGGGAAGCTCACCGGTTCCTTTTTTAATTGCGTTTTCAATATTTTTGGCCGGCATGTTGGCCGCTTTTGCAGCGGCAATAGCGGTGCGCAGCCTCGGATTCGCGTTTTCGTCCCCACCGCCGTTTTTCGCAGCGATGGTGATTTCCCGAATCAATCGCGTAAACAGGCGCCCTCTTTCGGCGTCCTTTGCCCCCTTTTTGCGCTTAATAGTTGCCCATTTGGAATGACCGGACATACTTCCTCCTCGAAATGTTCAAAGTCGCGAGCCGTTTTTGCACAATCGGTTCGGACCTGTCAGCAGATTTTTTCAGCGTCGGAATATATGAAAAAAAGATGCCGATTCCAAGTGAAATATCGGCCTAACTGATGAAAATGCTTGCGTTTGCAGAGGATTACGGCTTGGTTGGTTGAGTGATGCCTTTATCCGTTTCCAAATTTTTCTTTTTGATTTTGGAACGCACGACCCAGGCGTCCGTGAAGCCCATGGCGATTGCCTTTTCCTGCAAAAGAACGGCTTCGTAGCGCGATCGAAAGTCCCCCACACGTATTTTATAGTAAGGATCGTGAAACTCGCGATAGACTTGCTCATCAAAGCTCAGCACGGCATTGCGCAGTACGGCGCGGGCTTCTTCTTCATCCCGTGTCGATATCAGCTGCACGCGATAGCCTTCGATCTCTTCTTCATCGGCAGCAGCCGAGCCTTTGCCTGCCGACGCAAGCAGTTCCTCCGGCGTTACTTTGCGCACGGATGAAAAAGAGTTTTCGGCAGGCGCGGGGAAAGAAAAATCCGTGATGGTCAAGGGATCGAACGACTCGTCCTGAACCGTCGAAACCGGCTTTTCCGCCGCCGGTTGAACCTGAATCTCTTTCGAGGATGCACAGGCCAGCAGGATCATTCCGCAGACCCAAATACAAGATTGCCGCATTTTCATCCTTCTCCTGACTTTTCTCTAAAAGTTAGGCAACAGAATGAAAATAAGCAATACGATTTCCACGGCGAAATTGTGCTTGCATTTCACTTTTCGGAACCTTATGTTTTATTAGAAATCAGAGCGGGACGATGATCGCTGAAAACAACAAAATATCCTTGCAAATCCGATCAACTGCTCCGGCGACGCAGCGGAATGCTCGCCTGATTTGTCTGCATTCGACAAGGCCGGAAAGGCGACCTCATCTTCTACGCCTTTGACAAGCCCCCAAAAATCCTTATTTTTCCAACTGCAATTTGCAAATTTTCTAACCGGAGGGCCTGATGAAAGATAGAGCCGTTTCGTGGCAACAATTTGAAAAACGAAAATTTCCGCTCGTTGAGGTGGAAGAGCCCAATCTCCTCCGCGAAATCTTTCCCTATTCGGAAGTGCCCAAGACGATCTTTGACGGCGTCACGGTTGATGCAAGGCCGGCCGATGAAATTTG
This window of the candidate division KSB1 bacterium genome carries:
- a CDS encoding YebC/PmpR family DNA-binding transcriptional regulator; protein product: MSGHSKWATIKRKKGAKDAERGRLFTRLIREITIAAKNGGGDENANPRLRTAIAAAKAANMPAKNIENAIKKGTGELPGVAYEEVTYEGYGPGGVAIYIEAVTDNKNRTVAEIRHLLSKHGGNLGETGSV
- a CDS encoding SPOR domain-containing protein, which codes for MRQSCIWVCGMILLACASSKEIQVQPAAEKPVSTVQDESFDPLTITDFSFPAPAENSFSSVRKVTPEELLASAGKGSAAADEEEIEGYRVQLISTRDEEEARAVLRNAVLSFDEQVYREFHDPYYKIRVGDFRSRYEAVLLQEKAIAMGFTDAWVVRSKIKKKNLETDKGITQPTKP